TACTGTTGTACTCGCCTAACCTTATTCGTAGGCTGCTGCAGAATGgagaaattatttatttcgaggACCAGAGCAAACTTGGAGTTCTGTTTGAAATGTAATGTTTCCATTAACATCTTTTCATAATTATAAATAGTGTTTAAATAGTTTGTTGAATTCTTCAACTACAGTACTGTTATATTCCTAGCTATATTTTTGTTCTTGGGGGGACTTACAGCTGCCCTGAACCTAAGATTTAATTGGGTTTTGAAGACATTTAATTAGGTAATATTGTGCATACTTAATAGCCATGTCAATTTTCTTGTCTCATCACTTATCACTAAACCAAAGAAGGTATAAACGAGTCTGATCAAAGTAAACATTTTAGTGTTTAagttgtttgattattttaataagGTTAAGATTGTgttcaaatttgatttgttttattTACAAATCTGAGCTCAAACAAGTTTTTATTGAGTTGAACTCGAGTCAAGTTTAAGTAGCCTGAAATTTTGACCTACTGATTCTAATTTGACGCTAATCAAaccaagatatagccaaaattaAAAGTTTATCAAACACAAAATATTATTCAAATTTGACTCTATTTTGAGAACTAAGTTTGAAAAAGTCCTTATGGACTCAAAGTGGATCGGAGTATTGAGTTACAACTCATTAGCTCACTATATCTTAAATATGATACTTTTTTATAAAAGGCATGCTGACGATTAACGTTAGCTATGTAATTGGCCAAGAAAGTCACCCATCTCTGGAACATGCAAGTCGAAAAATTGATGTGTGTCCAAATACAGCTTTGCTTATCGGTGGTTTTTATGGAAAAGTAGAAACTTTTCTCAAgattattaaaaagaaaatattaaggTTATTCGCAGAAGTGTAAAGCTTTGCAACTTCAAAATGAGCAATTTTGATGGGCAATCTACATCAGTGTCCCAAGTTCAAGGGGGTTTTGAAATTCCTAAAAGTTAGGAATAAGGCTATGAACTAATAATTAATTGAGAAAATTAGTGATTAATAGGAGTTTGTAACTTTAAACAATAATCAAGTAAAAGTAGATTAAGCCATTTCTAAAATTATATTAAGGTACACTTATTGTATTTCACTTAGAATTTTATTATGAAAAAGAATTGAAGATTTGGTGAAAAACCTTTTATAAATACTTATCATATTCCATACGTACAATAGTTCGATGGATAACATTTAGAAGCTCaatagattgaaaaaaaaattaacatgcTGGGTGTGTTTTCATACAAGTTAACCTTTGATTGTTTAACTAGAGGGGGGTCTAGTTAACTGTTAATTCGAGCAAATCAAACTAATGACTAGTTATCCTTGTGGGTAATTTATGCCGGTGGCTCAAAAAAACATTATGCTGGTGCCCAAAAACTTTGTCTCGATTATCCCCAGGCCCCCGGAACTAAGAAAAAATCTTGCCTCTATACATTTTATTATGTCTGAACTGAGGACTTCCATTTTCTAAGATTGTACCAGTGAACACTACCAGAAAATAGTGTAAACGTGGCACCAAAAAAGTGCTTTAAATATGGAGGGATGATTTCTTTAGCTTGGATGGTTTGATTGATAGAGTTCTAACCGATCGAATGTATTTTGGAGTAGTGAAGTTGATAAACAGAAAATGATGTGGTCTCAATATGAATTAGCAGTGAAGTATGGGCATGTataaaaatttgtcaatttattatggttatttattttaattaaccACATAAAATTGGCACGTCTAGACAAAAGTGTCACAACAATTATAACATATGTTAAAAGTACCGCCAAATCAATGGCTGCCCTAAACCATTGTAGATTATTTTAAAAATCTTTGGAGATAAGACAATTGAGAGAGTTTTTCAACTAATCTCTAATTGTTCATTCTATCCTTCTTCTCTCTAGAAAAATTTCCCTAATTAAAAGTCTCTTCAACTCTCCAATGGGAAAAAGATCAGATTTCTCTGATTTTTCCCTATGGGAGGAGCCCTCTATatagtttcttttcatttgtatGAATAAAGTCTCTCCTAAGATTTTTCTAGTGAGAGCTTCTTCTCTTCTTAGGGTTTTTTAATAagagttttcttctctcctaaatTTTTTAGTGAGAGTTTTATTCTCTCATAGGTATTCCTAGTgaaagtttttgaaaattttttatttttcttttattagatttgagttttttttttaaaattttgattatcAGATCTGAAATATCATGAATCTATTTGGCAGATCTCATCATAATATTTGAACTTGAAATAGTTAATTAGTAGATTTGGTGATTGGAAGCATGTACAGATGTCTATGGAGTTacaattattttatcttattttttaaatttagagCTTTATaacataatttttattgttcttAGATCTGAAATATCCTTTCTTTAGATCTGTTTTGTGATAGTTGTGTATGTTTGATGATCTAATTTCTATCATTAATgaaattataatattttattaaaaaagatAATAGAGAGAGTGTCCCATGGATCAAAATTGATCTGATAATAAAGATtaatattatcatttttttatttatttgagtggaattaattttataagtTAGAGAGATCACGTCGCGTACGTATTCTGATAAGGGACACtattgaattaaaaaaattacgGAGCACTAAGACAAATGAATAGGTTACAACTTGACAAAAGTGTTCATAAACTATGAGACATTGAGTGTATGAGGTAGGCTGAAATAATAGAGACCTCGAATACATATCTTCACCTAATCTACGTTTTCAATATTTTATTGCATGTTTAGAATGTGCATTTTCACGAAATCTAATCTAATCATTTCACACTCCCCATTTTCTTAGTGGGTTCGAGATTTGCATTAAAGATTGTTCAAGTATGAATCATGACCagcgcggggtatacatataacaattaGTTCATCTACagttaaattttatatttataaaattctaaaTACTCCACACGCGATTTTTCGTAAGTATACGAGGCGTTTATTAAGTATAGGGGTATTAGGTGCCGATTCTACAGGGAAAATTGTCAACTACCGAtgatttttgaatttctttattatttagactatcacaagtACTAGATATTAAATCTACATTATaaatatgaaataaaagtagtaaaaataataatagaaagttcttagaggtatggaattcctcactattcttgcaaatgaagttatcggttaagtgaatgctattatcttggctaattatgacgtaatttcctaatgtacgtgaaacctactctcgtagtgaatcaaatatacttgtaattaagtcaTACCTATTCTCGtggttataaaattaactacaaactcatttcttctatgaagttacatgaaacaagtcactaaatccaaataggtgcacctctactttcatgagtgtactccctaaaTTTTTTAGTTCCTTGAACtggtgttaaattccaattctcattgcaaacctAACAtcttaagattatcacaattaatgtccAGTTAATCATTATagataagcaaaagtgataaataacttgtttaaaataatatcatcaaataaccaagtaaacatcactaacaagatatagaaagttcatccataactccaggcataaactttaactaaacatgaagaaaaacaaatccaaacttgtatcATAGTTAAATATGAACTTAAAtataaaagagaaagtgataggagagaagcCACCCTTATCACATGAGCTCCAACTCTCCATCTTTACTCTTCAAATATTTATCCAAATCTAATTATaaatacaagaaggataaactaTACTAATTATACTGTACtaccctaactaatgaactaaggaaactctagtgaaagtctatattttttatgagtttctctaaccttccaaaattttaaaaatgttcCCCAAAGGCTATtatttatagagaattcaaGCTCAAGGTGAGTTGTTTCTTGGTTGACAAAGTTGGCTTTTGAACTCACCAAGAGTTGTTTTCCAAGTTTTCGTACTCTTCTTGGTCAGATACAACCGAATTTACTTGTTGAATTGAGTTGGAAAATTATGTGAATAAAGAACAAGTTGCAAAGTAAGTTGCaactgaaaatgatgaatataTGACCTTGAAAATGTGACCTTAGGTCCCGGATTGCACCCCACGTATTGTTTTTGCAGGTTTGCACTTTCTAGACAAAATTCATCATTGCTCTATTTTTTGTCCAATTTCAattgatattttcttgatgatagagACTGAACAACCTCTTgtgtaaaacataaaatttgtaggcttttgaattagctttccaatgcattaaGAATAAttcaatttggagctctgtggagTGATAAATTATCAAAATACCCTTAACAAGTTGCCTTGtcttttcactcaagtgtatcttATACTTAAACATCCTAGCGTGAAATTTTGACTAGGCTACAAAATTGtttatgaaatttgatgaataaGAGTTCACTCGAACATCCGGGGCGCACAATTTTCGAGTAAAGATGTTGAATATGGATTTTTAGATATTTTCTTCACGCTGCATCCCATTCTGAAGATTGTGGCATAGATTTACACTAACATCATCATACACCCTGATTGTGACTATTCTTGTCCTGGTTCAATGTGACCGGTCCATCGTGAATTACTGTGCTTCCACGGAATTTTAGGACCAGTCCTTCCTATTGTTTTAATTCTGGGGCCATTCCTCTTTATTACATCCTTGCAAAATTATCCACGTTTTAATTTAGTCAATTTGTTGTCCACTATCATGCCTCTCATTTATGACCCCCAACAATTATTCTTGACCTTTTCTAACTGAAGTTAGAAATTCGGCTTTTATAAACCTAGATCACAGGAGAAACCttaaaagccggcaacttttgaggTCCTCCCAGGGACTTataaacccaaacccaaccccCAACAATTATTCGGCCTCTCTGGATTTGAGGTTGTTAGCCATCATCCGTCAAGATGATGTAGGATGGGCGAAGATTTGGAGGACAAGAAAAAACTGAGAGCTTTGTAATGGAGGTTTTCAATCAACTTGTGTAGagtttattgtatttttttttcgaaacaatAAGAGAATTTCATTGCTTTAAGGAAAAAGATTACATGTATGTACGAGCAACGGCTCGAGATAAACTATACAAGAAGTGTTCAAAGACACTGAGGAAACAGTCTTTCCTCATCAACAATAACGCCTAAGGCATTATCACTCAGTTTTTTTGCTAACTATCATATTTTCTTCCCAACACAAGCCAAAGGAGCACATGCAAAACAATCTCTGTAGCTTAGAGATGTCTTCCAGCACTGTTGCTATTTTGCTGTCCGTAGGACTCTGCTGTATGATTTGTCTCCACAGCTCCTTGTTACTAAAGTTCAGCTTGACCTTGCTCCAATTGCGTTGCATAGCTTTGCACAGGACCAGCTTCAGTGCTAGTGCTTTATCTAGGAGTTTGTTTCCTAGACTTGTCTCTTTCAGCACCCACCCTACCATTCTATTACTCACTTGTTCCCTGACTGTGACTccaattccaaaagtttgctgtCCTTTTTTCTTGGTTGTTGCCATCTCCATAATCATAGGTCCCTCATTTGCGTAGTCCTGGTCTTGTAATTCTTGCCTAGGGACTGTTTTTTCTGTGCTCTTTCTGTCTTTCGTGAGTTCTACCTGCAGCTGTTCCAACCATTCCTTATGTGCTCTTCCAATTGTTCTTAATGGTGAACCTCTATCTGATTTCTTGaattcccttttgtttctttctttccacaCCTGCCACAAGGTATTTGCAATCAAACCAATATGTTCCATCCCTTCTGGCCTATGCCTTGCTTCTGAGATTTTTAGCCACCAACGTTTGAAATCTCCCTGCTGATCCTTAGCCACCAACGTCTGAGACTATTGTATAGTTAAATCAATTTTGGTAGCTCTTTATTACTCCGTCGTCTCAAAAGCAATGACAGTTTTGGGACTCGCGCCTTTTATGCACAGTAACCGGCAAATGACCTAGTTTTCTCTACTTTCCATCTGTGAAAAATGATATAAACTCCGAAATCCGAATGCATCTGATTTGCTTGGATAAGTAGCAAGGGGGtaagaatttcaaaacaaccATAAGTTAATGGAGGGAATGGAGGGACCATACTCTTGCTTTTCTGCCTCAAACATAAGCTCTTCTCTTTTGTAAGATGAAAATCCTTGAGCAATTCACCATGGCAATTGCACCAGCTTCCCTTTATTTGCCAAGCTAATCCAGAATTTAGACTACATATCAACTGCCCTTGACCTCCGTCCACCTAAAAGGCTAAAACAAGATGCACTGCCATAACCAAAATTTTTGTTCTTCTTGTCGAAGAAGAACCTTGAAATTATGATTAAATATTCTTTCTATTTGGCTTGCACTTTATTTGTtgattcaagaaattatcttgtcTTTGAAGGTCAGGATGGATGGAAGTGAAGAGATGATTAAGAAGGAATGAATTTTGGTGGTGGTAGGGCTGGGTGAAGGTTTGCCGGCTAAGAGGAGGTAGTAAAATAACACGCACAATATGTCTAGAAACTTAACAGTCAAATGAAGCTTAAGTGTGAGCCtactaaaattaaaaacaaaaatgttaTCTTTTGTCTTGGGTAAACAAGGTATAAATATGGAAATAAGAGaaaattattttcaaatttagatATGGTATAATAATTTTGGAATAGCCGATTAAAGAAAAACATGATACGATGAATGAGACACTGAGAGTAATATGACAAAGTGTAGGGTTTAGTGGTTGTTTTGTCCTCTGCAACTTTGTAAGCGTAGGACTTCTCTTACTCTATCAATAATAGCTTATAGTTTTACGTAAAAGAATAAATCATTGTTTGAAGTATACACACATTGATATTGAATCGACTAATCATGTCTACTACAGTACTCCCGTCTTTCTATATTATGATCTTGCATGCAGTGATggagccaggatttttttttttggagggccaaaattttttcctaataaaattatcttaatatattatgttcaaaataattttcttctatttaaatatgtgacatctaaaaatatcaaatattaaatctaattataaaggtatgtctattcATAAATATGCGGTACaatcataacaaaaattaacaaaaaagataacatttgattaaatattttataacattacaaaccatccaatttgcacattatgagaagatgctctccaatatgtcacctatgcaatatatatatatatatatatatatatatatatatatatatatatatatatatatatatataaccatgtaatataaatgtaactattttcaattgaaaaaagataaaagttatgttaacatACTTTGAAATTTCAACATCTTTTCTTTGAAGTAAATTGAGTTCTACGctctttcatagaactaaattcatctatgaTTGAATCACTGTTAAAATTTTTAGCAACTTCCTTTTCTATATACACAGTTAGacaaatcattcaagaaattatcttccatcttgttttggagctttgtcttgattattttcataattgaaaatgccCGCTCTGTAGTTGCAGTTGATATAGGAAGAGTAAGAACAAGTCTAATCAATCTATCAATAAGAGGATATATCACTGATTTTCTTGTCTTCACCGAGCCTTGACATAACTCATTAATACCAGATAATTCTTGCAAttcaagatgatttggaaagtTGAGCTCAAAATACTCAAAATGTTGAAGTTTTATTCTTAGACATACTAGttcttgctccataaaatcattcGGATAGAACTTCTCTGCATACAAATATCATCAATCTTGAACAGCATAAATCCATTTCTAGGATCTAAAGTAGTGCTCAAAACAAGCAATTCCATGGTATGATCATTAAACCTGCTATGTAACTCTTGCAATTAATAATCAATTGTTGCAAGAAATATATCCACTCGATAATAATGCTCCACACTAATCTCATCATGATGATTTCGAGATCTACCACGTCTTGCAATATATTGAGCATTCATACATGGGATATCAATTGGATGTTGCTCACAAAATAATTTAACTTTCACCAAGAAATCATCCCATCCCGAATCTCGAAAATTCTTCAGTAGCATTGTTGTGCTTGAGACAAGATGCATTGCATTCAAAATATCTTGAGATTTACATTGCAATGCTATACAAAGAAGATGAGTAATTTCTATAATGTCTTTCATAAGATGCAAAgtgaaaacaaacttaaaggatAACAACTGATTCAAAGCAAAATTTGCATCTCCACATTGAGAGTATGAACCTCCATCTACTGCAATGTTACTTAAAATCACACAAGTAGCATTGAACATTTTCAGTAAACTAGAAATAGAATCCAAATGAGAACCCCAACGAGTATCTCCAACTCGTTTTAAAGTGCCAATTTGATTAAGCCCCCTTTCAGTTTCAAGTTCACCATTAGCAATCTTAGTAGCAACTTCAATTGCTTGAGCCTCCTTTAATTCATCATTACGTTTGCTAGATGCAGTAATAATGTTGATAATGAAAATTAAATTGGAGAAGAATTGGTGAACAGAAGCTACTTCTCTAAAAGCTGCAACATTAGCAAGTTGAAGCCTATGAGCCAAACAATGAATGTAATAGGCATATGGACATTCATGGCAAATTAAAGCTTGCAAGCCATTCCATTCAAAGAtgactaattcatatatatatatatatatatcaactctcataatataaactaaaattgtaaaaatttagggggggccaattttattttacacacatatttacatgttatgaattaaaattctcaaaacttaagggggggccatggcccccctctGCTCCCCCTTGGCTCCATCATTGCTTGCATGCATGGTCAGAGCCACTAGGCataattttttctcaaaaaaaactCTATATATTATGTACTTTCTCCATCTCAATGTGTTCATCGCACTCCGAAAAtctaactttttaaaaatagtaggatagagtattatttgaaataattattgtaatactttttgtgacatgatatatgtaagataaaaaggtggattgaaaaatatgtttataatacaagcgaaatattatttgggataatttgctatccaaacaaaACAATGTTTTGAATGTGATATTTATGCATCTCTTTCAACTTTTACTCCtcaaattataaattttaaatttgaatataaGATGTCTACGAGTAAAGGAAGGGACAACATTGGAAATAGAGACTAAAGATGACTTTAACTTTTGTAATataacaaatattttaaaacatttcatAATAGAAAGCATGACAAGCATTTTGGAATGAAGGGAGTATATCACTGTAGAtttttttactccataaaaaatatacattttggGACCAATATTAATTGGGAACAAGTATAAGCAAATTCAAAGGCTCCTaactcaaaacataaaaatccATTGTACTTATCTTATTAACATAGATAGATAGACCGACAGACTGGCTTTGCCTTATTTATCTCCATATTTTTTACCTCATGTACTTTGCatgtgaatatatatatatatatattcccaaGATGTAAGGTTTTTACGATACTAATTTTCCTGTTTACGAAATTTTGATTATTATCATAATATTGTAGAAGAAACAACTATAACAAACAATATCAAACAATTGCGAGACATCTAAATTGTTTATTGCATAAAATAAAGGAAATTGAATGTTTAATGTGCATCATACCATTACAAAAACTCAGAAAATGGAAAGTCATTATGTCTAAATTGACCAACTGTATTACTTTATTGGAGTTACAACAGCAAGAAGAGGAAGTCTTTATGATGTATCAAGCTAGTGCATACAAtcaaacttgagcaaaatatttgctaaaatatgtttatttgtaGCCATTGCAAAAGTGATCTTGGAGCAGCTCCATTTTACTTATTGCACAACGGACTAGTGAATATATGCCGTTCGGTGTCTAATTTGACCCCTCCTGGTAGTATAGTGTCTTTCCTCTACCTCTACTTAAAGGACTTGCACCTTAAACTAATCTAAGGGGGTTTGGAggattttatctcatatataagATCTTGGACCTTTCTATTCAATtgcttgtgtttggattgcattttccatgatttttcatggaaaaattactgtaatgatttgatgtatgtgaggaaaaaaggtaataggaaaatgtaatcacggaaaacgacgtaattttccgacggaaaatcgcaatccaaacaaggtcaGTTTTGTGATGAAAACTCAAATTCTTATaagaaaaaaaagcacaaaGCATTATGCTTTTGAATGCATGATGACAATTAACAAGGTCGGGTTGATTATGTAACTTTAAATAAACCTTGGCTTATCAGTGGCGTTTCAAGAGAAGTGAACATTTTCTCCAGAtcgttaaaaagaaaaattgaagctCACTTGACAGGGAGAGAAAGCTTTGCAACTCCAAGTCTTTATCTATTTATATGGGCTTTCTTGCATGCTTACCTACAAGTTAAATCACTTCTCTGATCAGCTTATTGCATAATATAACATCATATACATCTATATAGTCAATGTTAGATAACGTATTTTCACCCTACTGCTCATGTCAACAGGGACAATTGAAGTGCCTTGCATATCAATGATTTAAATTTAACAATTTGTCACAGAAATTGTGATAtccaaaattgctcaaaaatacATATTATCCTACTTTGCTTAGATATTCATTGTGATAAAGCTCCTCTCCAGTAGTAGTTCCCTACACATTACCGCAATACATATCCGGATGTGATACGTTTTTTAGGTTTAATCAGTGGTCCTAATTACTTGCCCAAATTGTGCTCTTGCCGTGGTTAAGAAACACATATTCCTGCTCCTATTCCTTcatgtgtctttttttttttttttttttcaattccaaTAGGAAATCATGAGATTTAAGAGGCTGGGAGAGAGGAGAAGAGATTTGAATCTAGGACCTCTTTGTCTAAGGTATTCCTTCGGGTGTCAAATATAGCTTTTAACATTTGATTTTTAGCAATAtaccttttttcccttttttttttttttgttttttcgaATAAGTGAGAGATTTTGAATCTAAGATCTCCAACTGACAATCTCTTCCACTTTACCACCAAACTCAACTCTCCGCACCCGTAGGCCAAGTAGGCTTTATGTTCTACATATATTGACCAATATgttattgtttttcttttcttgtatatgTTGCTTCTAATCTTTTCGTTGTAGTCTATAAAACTTCTATTTTTTTCCAAACCTGTTAAACAAtgtaaaaatcaataaaaaaaatttgttctaaATTACTTAATGATAAAGGAACACTTGTTGACCGAAAAAGGAAGTCATAAGATGGTGAAGAATTAAATTAATTTATCCAAAAGTAATTTGAATAGTTTAAGTAAAAAGTAAATTACACCTTCactatattaatatttattacGGTTACCTATTTAACAAATTAAATAAGGCAGCCAGATACAAATTCATTATATGAATGTTTTTTATTGTTTAACTTTCTCATTGAAATTTTATTGAATACAACCATTAGTTTAGATggtaatcaagtaattgagAAAAAAGGATTAATTGGcataattatttatattttataatagcTGAACAGTTTTTATGAAATGCACAATTTTGTCATCTTTTGATTTGCCTTTCGATAATTTATAAAGGTCCCTTTGTGATATTGTACATTAGAGAGTACTTTGTTTGTAAA
The DNA window shown above is from Coffea arabica cultivar ET-39 chromosome 5e, Coffea Arabica ET-39 HiFi, whole genome shotgun sequence and carries:
- the LOC140006385 gene encoding uncharacterized protein, with the translated sequence MYSNRNPYVSGATWIRNGVNIAHFSLSFNAALEGYFVNERGLRQAFREVASVHQFFSNLIFIINIITASSKRNDELKEAQAIEVATKIANGELETERGLNQIGTLKRVGDTRWGSHLDSISSLLKMFNATCVILSNIAVDGGSYSQCGDANFALNQLLSFKFVFTLHLMKDIIEITHLLCIALQCKSQDILNAMHLVSSTTMLLKNFRDSGWDDFLVKVKLFCEQHPIDIPCMNAQYIARRGRSRNHHDEISVEHYYRVDIFLATIDY